The sequence CGGCTGCACGATCGGGTCGGTGAAGTCCCAGATCGGGCACACCAAATGCGCGGCGGGCCTTGCGGGGCTGATCAAGACCGCGCTCGCGCTGCACACCGGCGTCAAGCCGCCGACGCTGCACATCTCCGCGCCGAACCCGGCCTGGGACGCCGAGACCAGCCCGTTCGTGTTCCAGTCGGCGGCACAGCCGTGGACCGCGCCGGCCGCCGAGCGGATCGCCGGGGTCAGCGCGTTCGGCTTCGGCGGGACCAACTTCCACGTCGTGCTGGGTGCGCACGACAGCGTCCCACCGGTCCAGACCGCCGACGAGTGGCCCGCGGAACTGTTCACCTTCGCGACGGAGGCGGCGGCGCGGGACCTGCTGGCGCTGGCGTCGGACGTGCCGGCCGGGCACGAGCCGTGGCGGTTGCGGGACCTGGCGCTGAGCGCGTCGCGGCGGGCGGAGGGCCGGGTAGCGCGGCTCGCCGTGGTCGCGTCCACTGTGGACGAACTGGTTTCCCTGCTGCGCGACGCACTCGACGGGCGGGATCCGGCCGGGGTGTTCCGCGGCGACGGGACCGAACCGGGCGCGGTGGCGGTGCTGTTCCCCGGCCAGGGCAGCCAGCGGCCGGGCATGTTCGCCGAGCTGTTCGTCGCCTTCCCCGAACTGCAGCGGTACCTGCGCCTCGACCCGGCGACGGCCGGCGTCGTCTTCGGCCCGGCGGTGTTCGGCGAGCCCGCGCGCCGGGCGTCGGAGGACCGGGTCACCGACACCCGGGTCGCCCAGCCCGCGCTCGGCCTGGCCGGGCTCGCGGCGTTCCGGCTGCTGACCCGGGCCGGCGTGCGGCCCGCGATGCTGGGCGGGCACAGCTACGGCGAGCTGACCGCGCTGGCCGCGGCCGGCGTCTTCACACCCGAGGGACTGCTGTACGCGAGCCACGCCCGGGCGGGGTCGATCCTGGACGCGGTGCCCGCGGCGGACCCGGGCGCGATGGCGGCGGTGTCGGCGTCCGCGGCGGACGTCGAGTCGGTGCTCGGCGCGTCGCCGGTGGTACTGGCCAACCACAACTCGCCGAAGCAGACGGTGATTTCCGGGGCCACCGCGGACGTCTCGGCGGCGGTCGAGCGGCTGCGCGCCGCCGGACTGGGCGCGAAACGGATCCAGGTGGCGTGCGCGTTCCACAGCCCGCTGGTGGCGGGCGCGGGCGAGGCGTTCGGCCGCACGCTGGGCGCGATCGGCGTCGTGCGGCCCGCGGTCCCGGTGTACGGCAACCGGACGGCGGCGCCGTACCCGGCCGAACCGGACGAGATCCGCGGCGAGCTGGCCGCGCAGCTGGGCGCGCCGGTGCGGTTCGTCGAGCAGGTCGAGGCGATGTACGCGGCCGGCGCACGGGTGTTCGTCGAAGCGGGACCGGGCGCGGTGCTCGCCAAGCAGGTCGCCGCGATCCTCGGCGACCGTCCCCATCGGACGGTCGGCTTCGAGCAGCCGGGCCGCCGCGGCCTGCCGGGCTTCCTCGGCGCGCTGGCGCGGCTGGCGGTGTCCGGGGTGCCGGTCGAGACGGGCTGGCTGTTCCGCGGCCGCGACGCGGCCGACGCGGGCACGGCCCCGCGGCCGAAGCGTCCGGGGTGGACGGTCGACGGCCACCTGCTCCGCACCGCGGACGGCACGATCCCGGCGGGCGCGCTGCGACCGGCCTCACGGGTGACGCTGAGCCTGACCGCCGCGGCGGCACCGACGACGTCGTCTTCGGAGGAGATGGTCGCGGACTTCCTCCGGACGAGCCGCGAGATGATCGCCGCCCAGCGTGACGTCCTGCTCGGGTACCTCGGCAACGGCGAGCCTCAGGTCGTGGTGCCGGAGCGCCCCAATGTGGCGTTGGTTGCGTCTGACGCACCCAATGTGGCGTTCGGTGCGTCTGACGCACCGAACGCCACATTGGGGCGCTCGGTGCTCGAGACCGTGGTCGCGGTGATCGGCGAGCGGACCGGGTATCCGGTGGAGATGATCGAGCCGGATCTCGATCTCGAAGCCGACTTGAGCGTCGACTCCATCAAGCGCGCGGAGATCGCGGGCGAGCTGGCCGCGCGGCTGGGGCTGACCGGCGGTGACGTCGAGGAGTTCGCCAAGGCCCGCACGGCGGCGGCGATCGCCGACCTGGTCGGGACGCCGCAACCGTCCGCCCCCGGTACGTCCGTGCTGGAGACCGTGGTCGCGGTGATCGGCGAGCGGACCGGCTACCCGGTGGACATGATCGAGCCGGACCTCGACCTCGAAGCCGACCTGAGCGTCGACTCCATCAAACGGGCCGAGATCGCCGGAGAGCTGACCATCCGCCTGGGCACCGGCGACGTCGAGGAGCTGGCCAAGGCCCGGACCGCGGCGGGGATCGCCGAGCTGCTGGGCACCGGCGAGACGGGCCGTGACGAACCGCTGCCGGTCGTGGGCGAGCCCGAACCCGTGATCGTCGCGCCGAAGCGGTACGTCATGACCGAGGTAGAACTCGCCCCCGCCGCCACCCTCGACATCGCGGGCCACCGGTTCCTGGTCGTCGGCTCCGGCGCGTTCGCCGACGGCGTCCGGGGAGAACTCGAGACCCACGGCGCGGAGGCCGAGACCGGCGAAGAGGTGCGCCCGGGCTTCGACGGGTACCTGTTCCTCGACGCCGTCCTGCCCACCGCCTTCCCGCGCTACCAGGACGCCCTCGCCGGGCACCCCCGGTGGCTGCTCAGCGCCGGACCGGCCGAGGGGCTCCGCGGTTTCCACCGCGCCGTCGCCCGCGAGTACCCGGACACGCTCAGCCGGGTCGTCGAAGGCGCGGACGCCGCCGGGCTCGTCGCCGAACTGTCCACACCGGACCGCGAGCCGGTCGTCGTCCGCCGTGGGAACGCCCGGCACGGCATCGAACCCACCGAGGAAGGTCTCGGCCTGCTCGCCGGCAGCGGCGCGGGACCCGCGGGTGACGGCGTGGCCGAAGCCGCCGCCATCGGGCTGGACCGCGAGTCGGTCGTCCTCCTCGTCGGCGGGGCCAAGGGCATCACCGCCCGCTTCGCCCGGACGCTCGCGGCCACGGCGCGGTGCCGGATCGAGCTGCTCGGCCGGACGGCCTTGGCCGCGGAAGACGAGTACCCGCAGGCGAAAGACGCCCAAGAACTCCGCGCCGCCCTCATTTCCGCCGGCCTGAAGAACCCCGCCGAGATCGAGCGGGCCGTCCGGCGGATCACCGGCGAGCGCGAGGTCCGGACCACCCTCGCCGAGCTCGAAGCCCTCGGCAGCCCGGTGCGCTACCAGTCCGTCGACATCCTCGACTCCGAAGCCGTCCACCGCGCGGTCAAGGAGATCCACGCCGAGCACGGACGGCTCGACGGGATCGTCTACGCCGCCGGCGTCATCGAGGACAAGCTCGTCGCGGACAAGACCCCGGAGTCCTTCGCCCGCGTCTACAGCACCAAGGCAGAGGGCGCCCGGACCCTGCTCGAAGCGACCGCCGACCTGCCCGACGAGCCGAAGTTCGTCGTCCTGTTCGGCAGCATCGCCGCCGCGCTCGGCAACCGGGGCCAGGCCGACTACGCCGCCGCCAACGACGCACTCGAAAGCCTCGGGCGGCGGTGGCCCGCCGGGCGGGCGGTGACCGTCCACTGGGGACCGTGGGCCCCGGCCGGCGAGCACGACGGGATGGTCACGCGGGAGCTCATGCGCGACTACGCCCGCCGCGGCATCGCGCTGATCGACCCCGAGGAAGGCGCCCTCGGCCTGCTGCGCGAGCTGGCCTGGGGCCGCGCCGGCACCGCCGCCGTCGTCCACACCGCTTCGGGGTGGTGACCGGGATGCGCGTGGCGATCGTGGGCATGTCGGTGCTGCTGCCCGGGGCCCAGGACCTGGCGTCGTACTGGCGCAACCTCGTCGGCGGCGTCGACGCCATCACCGAAGTGCCCGCGGAGAAGTGGGACATCGCGCACTACGCGCCGGACGAGCGGCGGGCCGACCGGGTCTACTGCCGCCGCGGCGGGTTCGTCGACGAACTGGCCGAAGTGGACGTCGCCGGGTTCGGCATCATGCCCACCTCGGTGCCCGCCACCGAACCCGACCAGCTGATCGCGCTGCGGGTCGCGGCACAGGCGCTAGCCGACGCCGGCGGCCCGGACCGCCTGCCCGCGGACCGGGCGAAGGTCGGCGTCGTGCTCGGCCGCGGCGGCTACCTGACCCCGGGGCTCGTCCGGCTCGACCAGCGCGTCCGCACCGCCACCCAGCTCGTCCGCACGCTCGGCGAGCTGCTGCCGGACCTCGACCCGGCGAGCCTGGACGCCGTCCGGGCGGCCTTCACCGACCAGCTCGGCCCGGAAGCGCCGGAGTCCGCGATCGGGCTGGTGCCCAACCTCGCGGCGTCGCGGCTGGCCAACCGCCTCGACCTGCGCGGCCCGGCCTACACCGTGGACGCCGCGTGCGCGTCCTCGCTGATCGCCGTCGACCACGCCGTGCGCGAACTCGCGAGCGGACGCTGCGACGTCGTCCTCGCCGGCGGCGTGCACCACTGCCACGACATCACCTTCTGGAGCGTGTTCACCCAGCTCGGCGCGCTGTCGCCGACCGAGCGCATCCGGCCGTTCCACCGCGACGCCGACGGCGTGCTCATCGGCGAAGGCACCGGCGTCGTCGTGCTCAAGCGCCTCGCCGACGCCGAACGCGACGGCGACCGCGTCTACGCTGTGATCACCGGGACCGGCGTCGCTTCCGACGGGCGGACCGCGAGCCTCGCGAACCCCGACTCCGGCGGCCAGGTCCGCGCGGTCCGCCAGGCGTGGACCGCGGCCGGGCTCGACCCCGCCGCACCGGACTCGCTCGGCCTCCTGGAAGCCCACGGCACCGCGACCCCGGCCGGCGACACGGCCGAGCTGGCCACCCTCGCGGAGGTGTTCGGCACGCGCGGCGAAGCGGTCCTCGGCTCGGTCAAGTCGATGATCGGGCACACCATGCCCGCGGCCGGCATCGCCGGGCTGGTCAAGGCCGCGCTGGCCGTGCACCACGGCGTCCTGCTGCCCACGCTGCACTGCGACGACCCGCACCCCGGCCTCGCGCGGACCCGGTTTTCCACCTTGGACACCGCGAAGGACTGGGACGCGGCCGTGCGCCGGGCCGGGGTCAACGCGTTCGGGTTCGGCGGGATCAACGCCCACGTCGTGCTGGAACAGGCCCCGGGGCGCCCACGACCCGCAGCGGTCGTGCGGGAACCCGAGCGGGTGCTGCGCCTGGCCGCCCGCACCGTCGAGGAACTGCGGGACCTGCTCGAGAAGCCCGGAACATCGTCGACCGGCGACGGGCCGGTCCGCCTCGGCGTCGTCGACCCGACGGAGAAACGCCTGGCACTGGCCAGGAAGGTGCTCGCCCGCGGCCGGGCCTGGCGGGGCCGCAACGACGTCTGGTTCGCCGATCGCCCGCTGCTCGGCCCGGGCGGCGGGAAGGTCGCGTTCGTCTTCCCCGGCCTGGAATCCGAACTCGCGCTGAACTGCGGTGACGTCGCCCGCCACTTCGGGCTGCCGTGGCAGCACGCGGACGTCGAAGTCGGCGACGTCGGCCGCCAGGGCACCGCGGTGTTCGAGCTGGGCCGGCTGCTGCACGCCGCGCTCGGCCGCCTCGGCGTCGTCCCGGACGCGGTCGCCGGGCACAGCCTGGGGGAGTGGACGGCGATGGCCGTCGCCGGCGTGCACGCCGAGGCGGAGGTCGACGCGTTCCTCGCCGGCTTCGACCCCGACGCGCTCGTCGTCCCCGGCCTCGCCTTCGCCGCGATCGGCGCGCCCGCGCCGAAGGTGACCGAGGAGCTGGCCGGGCGCATGGACGTCGTGCTCTCCCACGACAACTCGCCCAACCAGGCCATGATCTGCGGTCCGGCCGCCGCCGTGGCCGCGCTCGTCACGCGCTTCCGCGACGCCGGGATCGTCGCGCAGGTGCTGCCGTTCCGGTCCGGGTTCCACACGCCGATGCTGCGGCCCTACCTCGGCCCGATCCGCGACGCGGCCGCCCGGTTCACCCTGCACCCGCCGCGGCTGCCGATCTGGTCGGCGACGACGGTCGCGGAGTACCCGGCCGCCGAAGCGGACGTCCGCGAGCTGTTCGTGCGGCACCTGCTGGAGCCGGTCCGGTTCCGGCCGCTCGTGCGGGCGCTGCACGCCGCCGGGTTCCGTGCGTTCGTCCAGGTCGGCGCGGGCCAGCTCGGCTCGCTGGTCGGCGACACCCTGCACGGCGAGGAACACCTGGTCGTGGCGGCGCACTCGGCGCACCGGCCCGGGCTCGCGCAGTTGCGCCGGGTCGCGACGGCGTTGTGGGCCGACGGCGCCGACATCGACTTCACCCGGCTGCCCGGCGAACGCCCTTTGCCGCCCAAGGCGGTCAAGCTGGACCTCGGCGGCCGCCTGATCTCCCTCGACGAGGGGGTTCGCGCCCGCATCGCGCTCCCGGCGGCCCGCCGGTCCACTGTGGACGACCTGGCCGGGAAGGGCCCGCTCGCCGCGGAACTCGCCGCCCTGCTCACCGACACGGCCGAGCTGGCGTCCACCGCACTCGCCGGGGCGTCGCTTTCACGTGAAAGCGACCACCTGGGGCGTAGCTTTCACGTGAAAGCTCCGGTCGAGCTGGACACCACCCTCGAGGTGTCGGTCGAGGCGATGCCGTACCTGCTGGACCACTGCTTTTTCAAGCAGCCGCCGGGCGCCGATCCGGGTGACCGCTGGCCGGTCGTGCCCGCCACGACGGTGATCGACCACCTGATGGGCTACGCCGAGCAGGCCGCGCCCGGCCGCCGCGCGGTCGCGGTGCACGACGTCCGGCTCACCCAGTGGATCACCGCGGTCCCGGCGGTCACCGTCGGCGTCCGGGTCCGCCCGCACGGCCCCGGCCGGGTCCTCGCCGCACTCGACGGCTACTCCCAGGCCGTCGTGGAGCTTGCCCAGTCGTACCCGGCCGACGCGCCGGCGCCGTGGCGCTTCCCGGCGGAAACGGAGCAGGTCCCGGAAACGACGGCCGCCGAGCTGTACGCCGACCGGTGGATGTTCCACGGCCCGCGCTTCCAGGGCGTCACCGAGCTGACCGCCGTCGGCGAGCGGCACGTCCGGGCGGTGCTGACCACGCCCGCCGCGCCCGGCGCGCTGCTCGACAACGTCGGCCAGGTGCTCGGCTACTGGATCATGTCCCGGCTGGCCGAACGCACCACCGTCTTCCCCGTCGCGGTCCGCGAAATCCGGTTCCACGGCCCGCACCCGGCGGCGGGGGAGCGCCTGGAGTGCCTGGTCAAGATCACCGGGCTGACCGGTGAGTTCCTCGACGCCGACATGCAGCTGGTCCACAACGGACAGGTGTGGGCCGAGTTCACCGGCTGGCGCGACCGCCGCTTCGACAGCACCCCGCACATCCGCCAGGCCGACCGGACGCCCGAGCGCTCGACGCTGTCGGTCGAGCAGCCGGGCGGCTGGGCGCTGGTGCACGAGCAGTGGCCGGACCTGGCCACCCGCGAGCTGATCATGCGCAACTACCTCGCCGGCGCCGAACGCGACGACTACGGAAACCGGCCGCCACGCGGGCGAAGGCAGTGGCTGCTCGGCCGGATCGCCGCGAAGGACGCCGTCCGCCAGTTCCTCTGGACGCGCGGCGAGTCCGAGATGTTCCCGGCGGAGCTGCGCATCGGCAACGACGGCGCCGGGCGCCCGTTCGTGACCGGCGCCTACGGCCGGGAGCTGCCGCCGCTGACGA is a genomic window of Amycolatopsis lexingtonensis containing:
- a CDS encoding type I polyketide synthase, with translation MRLSKDDSAPAGLVVAVSPLRWPSARGVAAVARGGGLGVLDLTAGDAAGAEELALLGEWGVPAFGVRLAGPPPGAELPEAVTTVLLTEDAGCTAHDFPGRRVLAEVTSRSSAARVVDAGAHGLIARGHECGGRTGELSTFVLLQALLADDAPDVPVWAAGGIGPHTAAAAIAGGAAGVVLDTQLALLPEAELPARLTAGLTGLDGSETTVVDGVRVLARRGAEPLEAGQDVFLATRFRDRWGTVTAAVRGLADAVETALRGETPVLGPDSAGSRALGTALPIAQGPMTRVSDQPAFAAEVAAGGALPFIALALSGADQTRDVLERTRETVGDAPWGVGVLGFAADDVKAAQLAVIRELRPTHAIIAGGRPAQAAVLEDAGISTFLHVPSPGLLKQFLEAGARKFVFEGSECGGHVGPRTSFPLWEAQLGVLADFLATTPDAAAGLQLLFAGGVHDARSAAMVAALAAPVAARGAAIGLLMGTAYLFTREAVEAGAVLPGFQRQLLAARHTDLLETAPGHATRCVRSPFTAEYAAIKADLAERGVPSRDAWEQLETLNVGRLRLASKGIERVGAELRDVGEDRQLAEGMFMAGEVAVLRSAVTTIADLHHAVGAGADAFLRARAAEFGATEPEPAAPEPLDIAIVGMACLFPQAPDLASFWANVLSGVDAVTEVPPQRWDTSLYYDPDGQGEKTPSRWGGFLPEIGFDPLRYGIPPSSLASIEPVQLLALEAAHRALVDAGYEKRAFDRSRTSVVFGAEAGSDLSNAMSLRTVLPSYVGELPSELDERLPRITEDSFPGVLANVIAGRIANRLDLGGANYTVDAACASSLTAVDVACKELTAGTSDLVLCGGADLHNGINDYLLFASAHALSPTGRSATFDSAADGIALGEGVACVALKRLADAERDGDRVYAVIKGVGAASDGRALGLTAPRPEGQHAALTRAYRNAGVSPAQVGLVEAHGTGTVVGDRTELATLTKVFTEAGAAPGGCTIGSVKSQIGHTKCAAGLAGLIKTALALHTGVKPPTLHISAPNPAWDAETSPFVFQSAAQPWTAPAAERIAGVSAFGFGGTNFHVVLGAHDSVPPVQTADEWPAELFTFATEAAARDLLALASDVPAGHEPWRLRDLALSASRRAEGRVARLAVVASTVDELVSLLRDALDGRDPAGVFRGDGTEPGAVAVLFPGQGSQRPGMFAELFVAFPELQRYLRLDPATAGVVFGPAVFGEPARRASEDRVTDTRVAQPALGLAGLAAFRLLTRAGVRPAMLGGHSYGELTALAAAGVFTPEGLLYASHARAGSILDAVPAADPGAMAAVSASAADVESVLGASPVVLANHNSPKQTVISGATADVSAAVERLRAAGLGAKRIQVACAFHSPLVAGAGEAFGRTLGAIGVVRPAVPVYGNRTAAPYPAEPDEIRGELAAQLGAPVRFVEQVEAMYAAGARVFVEAGPGAVLAKQVAAILGDRPHRTVGFEQPGRRGLPGFLGALARLAVSGVPVETGWLFRGRDAADAGTAPRPKRPGWTVDGHLLRTADGTIPAGALRPASRVTLSLTAAAAPTTSSSEEMVADFLRTSREMIAAQRDVLLGYLGNGEPQVVVPERPNVALVASDAPNVAFGASDAPNATLGRSVLETVVAVIGERTGYPVEMIEPDLDLEADLSVDSIKRAEIAGELAARLGLTGGDVEEFAKARTAAAIADLVGTPQPSAPGTSVLETVVAVIGERTGYPVDMIEPDLDLEADLSVDSIKRAEIAGELTIRLGTGDVEELAKARTAAGIAELLGTGETGRDEPLPVVGEPEPVIVAPKRYVMTEVELAPAATLDIAGHRFLVVGSGAFADGVRGELETHGAEAETGEEVRPGFDGYLFLDAVLPTAFPRYQDALAGHPRWLLSAGPAEGLRGFHRAVAREYPDTLSRVVEGADAAGLVAELSTPDREPVVVRRGNARHGIEPTEEGLGLLAGSGAGPAGDGVAEAAAIGLDRESVVLLVGGAKGITARFARTLAATARCRIELLGRTALAAEDEYPQAKDAQELRAALISAGLKNPAEIERAVRRITGEREVRTTLAELEALGSPVRYQSVDILDSEAVHRAVKEIHAEHGRLDGIVYAAGVIEDKLVADKTPESFARVYSTKAEGARTLLEATADLPDEPKFVVLFGSIAAALGNRGQADYAAANDALESLGRRWPAGRAVTVHWGPWAPAGEHDGMVTRELMRDYARRGIALIDPEEGALGLLRELAWGRAGTAAVVHTASGW
- a CDS encoding type I polyketide synthase — encoded protein: MRVAIVGMSVLLPGAQDLASYWRNLVGGVDAITEVPAEKWDIAHYAPDERRADRVYCRRGGFVDELAEVDVAGFGIMPTSVPATEPDQLIALRVAAQALADAGGPDRLPADRAKVGVVLGRGGYLTPGLVRLDQRVRTATQLVRTLGELLPDLDPASLDAVRAAFTDQLGPEAPESAIGLVPNLAASRLANRLDLRGPAYTVDAACASSLIAVDHAVRELASGRCDVVLAGGVHHCHDITFWSVFTQLGALSPTERIRPFHRDADGVLIGEGTGVVVLKRLADAERDGDRVYAVITGTGVASDGRTASLANPDSGGQVRAVRQAWTAAGLDPAAPDSLGLLEAHGTATPAGDTAELATLAEVFGTRGEAVLGSVKSMIGHTMPAAGIAGLVKAALAVHHGVLLPTLHCDDPHPGLARTRFSTLDTAKDWDAAVRRAGVNAFGFGGINAHVVLEQAPGRPRPAAVVREPERVLRLAARTVEELRDLLEKPGTSSTGDGPVRLGVVDPTEKRLALARKVLARGRAWRGRNDVWFADRPLLGPGGGKVAFVFPGLESELALNCGDVARHFGLPWQHADVEVGDVGRQGTAVFELGRLLHAALGRLGVVPDAVAGHSLGEWTAMAVAGVHAEAEVDAFLAGFDPDALVVPGLAFAAIGAPAPKVTEELAGRMDVVLSHDNSPNQAMICGPAAAVAALVTRFRDAGIVAQVLPFRSGFHTPMLRPYLGPIRDAAARFTLHPPRLPIWSATTVAEYPAAEADVRELFVRHLLEPVRFRPLVRALHAAGFRAFVQVGAGQLGSLVGDTLHGEEHLVVAAHSAHRPGLAQLRRVATALWADGADIDFTRLPGERPLPPKAVKLDLGGRLISLDEGVRARIALPAARRSTVDDLAGKGPLAAELAALLTDTAELASTALAGASLSRESDHLGRSFHVKAPVELDTTLEVSVEAMPYLLDHCFFKQPPGADPGDRWPVVPATTVIDHLMGYAEQAAPGRRAVAVHDVRLTQWITAVPAVTVGVRVRPHGPGRVLAALDGYSQAVVELAQSYPADAPAPWRFPAETEQVPETTAAELYADRWMFHGPRFQGVTELTAVGERHVRAVLTTPAAPGALLDNVGQVLGYWIMSRLAERTTVFPVAVREIRFHGPHPAAGERLECLVKITGLTGEFLDADMQLVHNGQVWAEFTGWRDRRFDSTPHIRQADRTPERSTLSVEQPGGWALVHEQWPDLATRELIMRNYLAGAERDDYGNRPPRGRRQWLLGRIAAKDAVRQFLWTRGESEMFPAELRIGNDGAGRPFVTGAYGRELPPLTISVAHRAEAGVAIARPWPCGIDVEEVGTRRESTVDAALGAAEQALFAGLPGDPERWFARFWTAKEAVAKLLGTGLRGEPRDFEVVAAAPAELTVRAAGRDHLVHCADADRPPRRYVVAWTEETKETAG